In the Nitrosopumilus cobalaminigenes genome, ACTCTAATGCCTATAGTACGTTTCAACACTTGAAGAATCACCCAAGTTCCACCAAATCCCATTACAGCTGCTACAGCAACACCAACGGCTTGAATCCAAAGTTGATCTGGATTTCCAAAGAGTAATCCATCCACTCCTCCAGGATTAATTGCAGTACTTGCAAAAATTCCTATAGCTAACGCACCAACAATACCTGCAACACCGTGAACAGAGCTGACATCTAGTGCATCATCAATGTGTAACTTTTCTTTGAAAAGTACTACACCAGAGTATGAGATTACACCTATTGCAATTCCTATAATGAAAGCATGTTCGGCACTAACAAATCCTGATGCAGGAGTAATTCCAGCCAAACCTGCAATTGCACCGTTAATTGTAGCTACAACTGATGGTTTTCCAGTTCTAATCCATGAAAGTCCTGCCCAAATTAATGCAGATACCGATGATGCCATGTGAGTAACAATTACTGTATTACCAGCAACTCCACCTGATGCAGAAAGTGCACTACCTGCGTTAAAACCAAACCATCCTAACCACAATAATGAAGAACCTAGAACAGCAAGTGGAATACTATGAGGAATCATGATTGCAGGACCATAGTTTCTTCTTTTACCAAGTACTAGTGCGGCAGCAAGAGCTGCCATACCAACACTTGTGTGAATTACAATACCACCAGCAAAGTCAACTACACCAAGATCTGCTAACCATCCACCACCCCAAACCCAATGGACTAGAGGATAATAGATTAGCATAGACCATGCAGCAATGAATATAATAAATGAACTAAACTTCATTCTTTCAGCAATAGTTCCTGTAAGTAACAGTGGAGTAATTGCTGCAAACATTAATTGGAATTTAACAAACAATACTCCAGGAATTGTTGGTGCATATTGTTCCAATGGGGCATCAGATGGAACTCCTTTAAGAAATACCCAATCAAAATTTCCAATTAATCCTTCAGTTGAATCACCAAAGGAAATACTAAATCCAAAAATAAACCACATGACACTCAAAAGTGCTAAACCAAAAAAGATCTGCATGAAAATTGATGCTGCATTCTTCTTTCTCAAAAGTCCAGATTCAAAGAGACCTAATGCGGGGATCATTAAAAGCACAAGACTGCCTGCGACAAGCATCCATGCTGTATCTCCAGAATCCAGAACCATGATAAAAATCCGAATTTTAAATTAATAACAATGACTAAATTTGATTATCATTTGATTATCATTTGATTATCAAAATCAGAAATTATATTTGTGTAAATTACAGTACAATAACTAAATGCTCAAAATAGAAGTCATACTTGGAGAAAACGATGTCATGGCAATTAGTGAAGGATTAAAAAAAATCGGCATTGGTGGCCTTACAGTATCTAAAGTAAGAGGAAGAGGAAAGAAACCAGGACCTGAGATTCACGCCTCAAAAGGAAGTGAAATTTTTGTACCTCAATTTAGTGAAAAATACAGATTAGAAGCCATAATTTCAGATGCAGAAGAAGATGAAGTGATTAGCATTATCAAAAAACATGGCAGAGTAGGTAAAATCTTTGTTTCTCAAATTTTACGTGCAGTGGATATTGCTACAGAGGAAGAAGGAGAAAGCACAATCTAAAGATATGAACATTAATTCGATTCGTAAAAGCAAATTATTTCACAGAGAAGAGTTGAAACCTTTAGAATCAAAAGATATCCTGAAAGTTATTGCAATTGCAGGAATTATTGTTATACCACTACTTGTTGGTTTAGTTATATGAGACCGTCCAAAATTTTTATTGCTAAATTAGTACTTGCAGCAGTTGGAATGACGTTAGTTGGATTAGCTTTGTTTAACGGTTATTATTAAAAATCACCAAAATTATTTTCATAAATAATTGTAGGGTTTTTTAGTTGTTTTTCTATTGTTGGTAATGATTTCATTATACAATAATTTACAAAATCACTAAAGGATTTAATTCTATAATCATCTCGAAGTGTTTCTTTATTTTCTTCATAAGTCATTTGTAGTTTGTTTAAAGTGAATTTTTGCAGTGGAACAAATCTACTTCGTTTAGGTAATTGTTTTGTTTCAATTTTTTCTTGTGAAGGAATTTCAAGATCTTGTTGTCCATCAAGTGTTTCCATATCAACTACTTCTTCCATTTCAGAGACGAAAATTTTTCCTCCATGATTAGATGATAGCCCAGAATTTTTTGAAATCATTTCAACTACTTTTCTTGCATCTTTGTCAGAAACTACCATTTCGATTTTTGCTAATGGAACAGATTTTAATCCAGTAGAGCCAGCACGAGAACCCAATGATTCATCGTAGATATTACTATCATCTAAATTTCGTTTATCAATAATGTATGTCCCTACAGCAGCTAAATTGGTTTTAATTGTAGGAAAATTTTTTCTTTTAATTACAGCCTCTATCTTTTTCACAAATAATTTTCAAAATTGGGTATATTTATCAGGAATGGTCATTATCACGCCTAAAAATTGATTTTGAACCTAATTATTTTTTAGAAAAACCAAATTTTGATGCCCAACTCTTTTTTTGTTTTTTGGCAGGTTTGAGTGAAAGATTATCCAACATTGCATATGTGATGGTAAATCCATGTCCTACCATAGTAGCATCTTTGTTGTAATTCTCTTTGTTTGATACAAATTCATCAGCCAAATCTTTAATTTTCTTGGTTTTCAGATCAAACAATCTAATCTTTTTACCGTTTTCTAATTTGATTATTGCATCACCACTCAAACCTTGAATAGAAAAATTCTCAAAAAATCGTATCATTCCTCCTTCTTTTAGAATAATTTCAGAATCATATGTTAATTTTCCACCATAAAATAAAATTTCTCTTGCAGATATTATAACATCATCTTCTACATTCAAAACAATAACAGAGTCTGCTTCAAGAGATACTGTATTTGCAAGATTTTCAGCAATTATTTTTCCATTGGGAGCTGATAAATGAGTTCTGTGTTCTTGAATTTGGAAAACACCTACACGAACAGGATCTTCAACTTTAAATTTTCTTCCATAAACATTTCCAACTACTATATTTCCATTATCAACAGTAATTTTTGCACCATTGTCAATTTTATATTTATTATCTAATGGATTAATGAATTTAAAATCTCCTTTAGTAAGATGAATATTTGTTTGAAATTCTTGTGTCCATGATGGACTAGTAATACTTCCTTGCATAATTATTGGACCATCATATGAAAATGTTCCAGCCATAAAATTTCCCTTTATTGACAAAGCACCATTAGCTTTTCGTTCTAATTCTATTTCTCCAAGAGTTTTTGAACCAAACAATCTAGATGCAGTAGTGTTTGAATTATTCAATGCAAAAGCCCATTCTTCAGCAGTTTTCATTTCTTTGAATAGTTCTTGACCTAAAATCTGATTTTTTCTTCTCACATCAGCTTCAGAATCACCTGAATAAACTTTGGAATTTTTTAATTTTTCATAATCTGTTTCTGGAAATTTTTTACCAATTTTTAGATCATCATATGCTTGTTTAATTTTTATAAATTGTTCATTTTCACCTCCACGATCTGAGTGATATTGAAGAGCTAATCGTCTAAATGCATCACGAATTTCTTTTTCTGTTGAACCCTCAATAATTCCTAAAATATCATAATTACTTTCTACCAAAATCTACACCAAAGTTATTTTTTCAAAATCCTATACTTGTAGGTTATTACGTATAGAATATCAAGTATATGGAAAAAATGGAAAAAAAGTTCAGATTGAACTATTTGACTACTAATACTGGGACATTAGTTTTATGCATTACATAATTTGATGTGCTTCCAAGAAATGCCTCTTTTGCGCCACCTAATCCTCTTGCACCAATTACAATCATGTCAAATTTTCCGTTTTTAGCAAACTTGACAATTTCAGAACCAGTATTTCCACCACCAGTTTTGTATTTGAAAGTGGCACCAGCTTTTTGAGTTTTATTCATAGCGGGACCAATAGCTTTAACAGCTTTCTTTTGTGCCTCATCTTTCATTTTCTTTGTATATTTTATTCCAGCAGCTATAGGTAAATGAAATACATAAAATCCTGTAATTTCTGCATCTCCACCTTTTGCAATTTCAATTGCTCTATCTAATCCTCTCATAGAATTTGATGAACCATCAAGGGGAACTAGAATTTTTTTGAACTTTGCCATAAGTTACAACAAAATTTATTCAATATAAGAAACATTGATGATTTTCAATATTGGAATTGTTCATATTTATTAATCAAATATCAAAGTTGAGCTAATTTTAAATGAAAATACATTTTGATGATTTTATTTATGGTTCTATAGACGGAGCAGTTACAACTTTTGCAATAGTTGCAGGAGTTATGGGTGCCTCATTACCCTCTGCAATAATATTAATTCTAGGATTTGCAAATTTGTTTGCTGATGGAGTCGCTATGGCTGCAGCAAATTATCAAGCATCAAAAGCAAGGAATGAATTCATACAAATGAAAAGAAAACAAGAAGAATGGGAAATTGATAATCTAGGAGAACAAGAAAGAGAAGAAATCAGAAATATTTACAGAGAAAAAGGTTTCAAAGATGAATTGTTAGAAGATGTTGTAAGAATAATTACATCAAAGAGAAAGGTGTGGATAGATACTATGATGAAAGAAGAATTAGGATTAATTGAAGATGAAAAAGATCCTATGCATAGTTCCGTAAGCACTTTTGTTGGTTTCAATCTTGTTGGATTAATTCCATTGATTCCGTTTATGGTTTTCATGATAATAGGAATAGAATTGAATGGAGAAGCTTTTGTATATTCTATTGCAGGTGTTTGTGCTGCATTCTTTCTTGTTGGAATGATAAAAGGAATAATTGTAAAAAAATCAATTATTCGTTCAGGAATTTACACATTGATTATAGGTAGTGTTGCAGCTATTGTTGCGTATATTGTTGGATATGGATTAAATTCGTTAATTCATTAGGATTGAAGATACATGTCTGAATTAACACGCCATATGGGATTATTTCATCTTACCATGTACGGTGTTGGATTAATTCTTGGAGCTGGCATCTATGTCTTAATAGGTGAAGCAGCAGGTTTTGCTGGAAATTCCATGTGGATTTCTTTTTTGTTGGGTGCAGTTGTAGCAATTTTTGCTGGATTAAGCTATGCTGAACTTTCAGCTTTATTTCCAAAAGCTGCTGCAGAATACACTTTTGTAAAAAATGCATTCAAGAATCATTTCTTTGGTTTCATAATTGGCTGGTTAACAGCAATAACATCAATCATAGTTGCTGCAACTGTAGCTTTAGGATTTGGGGGATATCTAACTCAGTTTATTGATTTACCGATTACAATTGGTGCCATTCTCTTGATTGGAGTTTTGTCAATTGTGAATTTTATTGGAATTAAAGAATCTGCATGGGCCAATACCATATTTGCATTAATTACTGCAGCTGGACTAGTATTGATAATATTTCTGGGATTTACCATTGAGCCTGTAGAATCTATAGATTATTTTGAGGCACCAAATGGAATTACAGGCATTATTCTTGCATTTGTGTTGATTTTCTTTGCCTTTATTGGATTTGAAGATATGGCAAATGTTGCAGAGGAGGTCAAGAGACCTAAGAAAACAATTCCAAGAGCTATCATTTTATCAGTGGTGATTACTGGAATAATCTACATTCTAGTTTCATTATCAGCTATTCGAATTTTAAATTGGGAAGAATTAGCTGCGTCCTCTGCCCCACTGGCAGATGTAGCTCATAGTGCTTTAGGTATCAATGGAAGTGTCACTCTATCATTAATTGCACTTTTTGCCACTGCTAGTACTGTTTTGATAACATTGGTAGCTGGTGCACGAATTTTGTATGGAATGGCAAAAAGTAATTCATTGCCACAATTTTTTGCAAGAATTCACCCTAAAACAAAGACTCCATGGATTGCAGTAATTGGAATTTTGGTAACTTCTATAGGATTTGCATTTGTTGGAGATATTGTAATTATAGCAAACATTGTTGTTTTTGCTGTAGTTATTACATTTGCAGCAATAAATTTGGCTGTGATAGTTCTCAGATATACAGAACCAGTTTTAGAAAGACCATTTAGAGTTCCAATTAATGTTGGAAAGTTTCCTATCTTGCCACTGTTTGGATTTGGAACTACAATTTACATGGCATTGCAATTCGAAATTGAAGTTGTACTAGTCGGGATAGCCATTATTGGAATTGGTGCAGTTTTGTATGTAATATTAAGAAAACGAAATAACTTTACAAATTCAATCTAATTCTTTTTTGATTTTATTATTGCAACTATTGCTATAGCAATTCCAATAAAACCAACACCTATTCCAATATATCCAATATTGTTTGATTTGGATTCTTCAAGAGTTGACACTGAATCTTTTAGTTCACTAAGATCTTCAATTAATGCAGTATGGCCATCGATCATTTGTTGTACTGTAATATCTGCAGGTTCAGGAAATTCAATGTAAGCACGTTCATCAACTTTGGGCGGATGCATTGATAGACTGATTGGAGTTTCTATTATTGTTCCTAGAATATTTGCTTGGTAAAATCCTGATACTGTTGGATTCACAAATGCATAATATTTTCCTGGAATGTTATGATCTGGTGATAGAGGAAGTGTAATGCTTTCATCTTTGTAAATTAATTTCATTTTAATGGTTTTTCTCAAATCTGAAATCCCATTTTGAAATTCTTGAGATTCAGCACATTTTAATGGTTCAGGGATATCCGAACATGGGATTAGTGGACTAACATAGAATTCAATTGCATTTGTTTCTCCAGATACAACAGGTTCATTCATCCAACCAATTTCAACACGATATTCACCTACAGCATCAACAGTATGACCATATGCAATACCAGATAGACCAGGTATGATTAACAAAAATAGCATAAATAATTTTAATTGCATACTAAAAAAACTGAATCTGATTTTAAAAACGTTCTACTATTTTTCGTTAAATAATTGATATTTGTACCAATTAAGCATCAGCATACATCGAAACTTCCCAAGCTGTAGGAGTTTGTGCAAATGCAGTATATTCTTTGTATTTTAGTTCAGAATATGCATCAAGGAAATCTTTTGTGAAAACTTTTTCCAAGAAATCTGAATCACTAGATAAAGAATCCAATGCACCTTTCAAAGATACAGGTAAAGTTCCAATATTGTATTCCCGTTTCTTTTCTGTAGAGAGTTTATAGACATTTTCTTTAACTGGATCACCAGGATCTATTTTGTTTTTGATTCCATCTAGTCCTGCAAGTAATAATGCAGCTTCTAAAAGATAGATATTTGCAGTAGGATCAGGTACACGATATTCAATTCTCTTACTTTTTTCTTGATTTCGATTATACATTGGAACTCTAATTGCAGTAGAACGATTTGCTAATCCCCAACATACATTGACTGGTGCTTCAAATCCAGGAACAAGACGTTTGTAGGAATTAGTTGTAGGATTTGATATTGCACATAATGCTGAAGCATGACTTAGAATTCCTCCAACATAATATCTACCAGTTTGACTCATTTGTGCTACATCATCATCTTGATCATACATTGCATTGGAATTTTTATTCCATAAACTCTGATGTGTATGCATGGCAGATGCATTATCGCCAAAAATTGGTTTTGGCATAAAGGTTGCAACTTTATTTTTTCTTTTAGCTTTAACTTTTACCAAATTTTTAACTGCGATTACATTATCTGCCATAGTAATCATTTCATCATAAACTAAATTGATTTCACACTGACCAGAAGTTGCAACTTCATGATGTTCAGCCTCAATTTTTATTCCAAAATAATTGTATAAATCTTCACAAACATCTTTTCTAAAACCATTAAGAGTATCTTTTGGTTGTGATGGATAGTATCCTTCTTTGATATCTATTGCAGTACTTACATTTCCTTTTGCCCAAGGGGATTCTTTAGATTCTATTGAATATCCAGAACCACCACCAGAATGAGTTGCTGCATAAGGTGATGGGTATACATTGATAGCATCAAAAATGAAAAATTCTATTTCAGGACCCCAATTAGTATGAGTTAATCCAAATTCTTGTAGTTTCTCTGATGCTTTGAAAGCTATACCTCTAGAATCTCTAGTGTATCTTGATTCTTTATCTGTACTGCCATCATAAAGATCACAAAATATTCTTGCATTTTTTCTATTTCCAGGATCATAATCATTTGGAAGAATTTTAAATGAATTAGGATCCGGCATTAAAATCATATCAGAGTTGTTTACAGATTTGAATCCAACAATAGAACTTGCATCTAATTTTTCAAGTCCGTTTACAAAACTATTTTCATCAATTGCATAACTTGGCATTCCAACATTGTGAAGTTCACCAAAAATATCTACAAACCAAAAATCGATGAAAGATATGTTTTCATCTTTAATCGTTTGTAGGATCTGACTTGCGTTCAATTGATATTTTTTGTAAATTAATTTACTAATGTGGTCTTGTAAGTTAGAATTGTCAAGTTGGTCAGGTTAATTCTAAGATTCAGGATAATCTTCAGTTGGATGTGTTGCTTTGAAATTTTTCATTTCTTCATCAAAAAAGAATTTGTCAGTAAGAGCAGGTTTCAAATCGTCTAACCAGATTGCATTTTCATCATATTTTGCAAAGAATGGTACTTGCACCCAATCAGGATTTCTACCCTGTAAAAATCTCAAAACAATTACTTTTTGATCATTAAGTTGAGCAGTTCCAATGACGTGTACTTTTCCTGGGGTTGCGGACATACTTGGTCCACGAACGGTTCTAGCTAATCCACTAACTGAAGAATATGCTTTTCGGAAAATATCATAAGCCTTGACTAGAGGAATTCCAAAATAATGTTGAGCACCAGTATCTCGTACTACAAACATATAGTATGGAATACATCCAAGTTGAACTTGTTTAGTCCACATTTTTGCCCACATTTCTGAATCATCATTGATATGTGCCAATATTGGGGATTGAGTTCTAATTTGTGCACCCGTTTTTCTAACTTCTTTAATTGCATTTTTTACTGCATCTGTAGATAATTCATTCAAATGATTAAAGTGAGCCATAAATGCTAGATGTAATCCACTATCAGTAATTTTTTTGAAAACATCTAACATTTCTTGAGAATCTGAATCGGTTAAAAATTTGTAAGGCCAATATGCTAGAGCCTTTGTTCCAATTCTAATTGTTTTAAGATTTGGTAGTTTAGCATCAATTAAAGTATCAACATATTTTGAGAAAATTTTTGCTTTCATAATCATTGGATCACCACCAGTGAAAAGCACATCAGAAATTTCTGGATGTTCTGAAACATATTGAACTAATTGTTCTCCTTCTTGCATTGCAAATTTCATTTCATCCATGCCAACAAATTGTGGCCATCTAAAACAAAAACTACAATATGCATGACATGTTTGACTTTGACTAGGAAAGAAAAGACATGTTTCTTTGTATTTATGTTGCATCCCATAAAGTTTGGTTCCATCTTTTAATGTTGGAACATTCAATTCCATTTGACCTGCAGGATGAGGATTTAATTGTAAACGAATTTCATTTGCAATTTTTGTAATCTCTTTTTTATCTAAATTATTTTTTAAAGCAGTTTCCATTTTTTGATAATGTTCTGGTTTTAGCATTCCTTTTTGAGGAAATGTTAACACAAAGATTGGATCATTTGGGACATTATTCCAATCAATTAATTGTTCAACAACATAATTATTTGCTTTAAATGGCAAAACATTTCCTACAACTTCCATCTCAAATTGGATTTCCTCACCAAGATTTTGAATTTGTGGCAAAGTACGAAAATTTGATAATGTGTAAGATTTTAGAGATGGTGAATCATCCCATGTTGATTCCTGATAGGTCATTTTGTAAATAGTACTTTTACCCTTGATAAAAGTTACATAGTGTGTAGGCATGAAAATTTTTAACTAGAAATAAATCATTCAGCGTTTGAAAAAATAATGATAATATGGGTTAACCTTTGTATTCTAGGACATGGATTTGATTAGAATGGTGATTATTCATGGCTGAGGAAGACTTGACACAAATTTCTGCAGGAGAGTTCGAAACAGTTGGACATCTTTTGGCATCATCTGAATCACTTCAAATTGCATTTTTTATCATGATTGCAGGT is a window encoding:
- a CDS encoding universal stress protein; its protein translation is MAKFKKILVPLDGSSNSMRGLDRAIEIAKGGDAEITGFYVFHLPIAAGIKYTKKMKDEAQKKAVKAIGPAMNKTQKAGATFKYKTGGGNTGSEIVKFAKNGKFDMIVIGARGLGGAKEAFLGSTSNYVMHKTNVPVLVVK
- a CDS encoding J domain-containing protein, whose product is MVESNYDILGIIEGSTEKEIRDAFRRLALQYHSDRGGENEQFIKIKQAYDDLKIGKKFPETDYEKLKNSKVYSGDSEADVRRKNQILGQELFKEMKTAEEWAFALNNSNTTASRLFGSKTLGEIELERKANGALSIKGNFMAGTFSYDGPIIMQGSITSPSWTQEFQTNIHLTKGDFKFINPLDNKYKIDNGAKITVDNGNIVVGNVYGRKFKVEDPVRVGVFQIQEHRTHLSAPNGKIIAENLANTVSLEADSVIVLNVEDDVIISAREILFYGGKLTYDSEIILKEGGMIRFFENFSIQGLSGDAIIKLENGKKIRLFDLKTKKIKDLADEFVSNKENYNKDATMVGHGFTITYAMLDNLSLKPAKKQKKSWASKFGFSKK
- a CDS encoding VIT1/CCC1 transporter family protein, translated to MKIHFDDFIYGSIDGAVTTFAIVAGVMGASLPSAIILILGFANLFADGVAMAAANYQASKARNEFIQMKRKQEEWEIDNLGEQEREEIRNIYREKGFKDELLEDVVRIITSKRKVWIDTMMKEELGLIEDEKDPMHSSVSTFVGFNLVGLIPLIPFMVFMIIGIELNGEAFVYSIAGVCAAFFLVGMIKGIIVKKSIIRSGIYTLIIGSVAAIVAYIVGYGLNSLIH
- the glnA gene encoding type I glutamate--ammonia ligase, whose product is MNASQILQTIKDENISFIDFWFVDIFGELHNVGMPSYAIDENSFVNGLEKLDASSIVGFKSVNNSDMILMPDPNSFKILPNDYDPGNRKNARIFCDLYDGSTDKESRYTRDSRGIAFKASEKLQEFGLTHTNWGPEIEFFIFDAINVYPSPYAATHSGGGSGYSIESKESPWAKGNVSTAIDIKEGYYPSQPKDTLNGFRKDVCEDLYNYFGIKIEAEHHEVATSGQCEINLVYDEMITMADNVIAVKNLVKVKAKRKNKVATFMPKPIFGDNASAMHTHQSLWNKNSNAMYDQDDDVAQMSQTGRYYVGGILSHASALCAISNPTTNSYKRLVPGFEAPVNVCWGLANRSTAIRVPMYNRNQEKSKRIEYRVPDPTANIYLLEAALLLAGLDGIKNKIDPGDPVKENVYKLSTEKKREYNIGTLPVSLKGALDSLSSDSDFLEKVFTKDFLDAYSELKYKEYTAFAQTPTAWEVSMYADA
- a CDS encoding APC family permease, whose translation is MSELTRHMGLFHLTMYGVGLILGAGIYVLIGEAAGFAGNSMWISFLLGAVVAIFAGLSYAELSALFPKAAAEYTFVKNAFKNHFFGFIIGWLTAITSIIVAATVALGFGGYLTQFIDLPITIGAILLIGVLSIVNFIGIKESAWANTIFALITAAGLVLIIFLGFTIEPVESIDYFEAPNGITGIILAFVLIFFAFIGFEDMANVAEEVKRPKKTIPRAIILSVVITGIIYILVSLSAIRILNWEELAASSAPLADVAHSALGINGSVTLSLIALFATASTVLITLVAGARILYGMAKSNSLPQFFARIHPKTKTPWIAVIGILVTSIGFAFVGDIVIIANIVVFAVVITFAAINLAVIVLRYTEPVLERPFRVPINVGKFPILPLFGFGTTIYMALQFEIEVVLVGIAIIGIGAVLYVILRKRNNFTNSI
- a CDS encoding P-II family nitrogen regulator, with the protein product MKKIEAVIKRKNFPTIKTNLAAVGTYIIDKRNLDDSNIYDESLGSRAGSTGLKSVPLAKIEMVVSDKDARKVVEMISKNSGLSSNHGGKIFVSEMEEVVDMETLDGQQDLEIPSQEKIETKQLPKRSRFVPLQKFTLNKLQMTYEENKETLRDDYRIKSFSDFVNYCIMKSLPTIEKQLKNPTIIYENNFGDF
- a CDS encoding ammonium transporter translates to MVLDSGDTAWMLVAGSLVLLMIPALGLFESGLLRKKNAASIFMQIFFGLALLSVMWFIFGFSISFGDSTEGLIGNFDWVFLKGVPSDAPLEQYAPTIPGVLFVKFQLMFAAITPLLLTGTIAERMKFSSFIIFIAAWSMLIYYPLVHWVWGGGWLADLGVVDFAGGIVIHTSVGMAALAAALVLGKRRNYGPAIMIPHSIPLAVLGSSLLWLGWFGFNAGSALSASGGVAGNTVIVTHMASSVSALIWAGLSWIRTGKPSVVATINGAIAGLAGITPASGFVSAEHAFIIGIAIGVISYSGVVLFKEKLHIDDALDVSSVHGVAGIVGALAIGIFASTAINPGGVDGLLFGNPDQLWIQAVGVAVAAVMGFGGTWVILQVLKRTIGIRVSAEVEDIGLDISEHAESAYSDEEEFLLDMDDYTDELQEKDEILFKKKSKSDKN
- a CDS encoding P-II family nitrogen regulator — protein: MLKIEVILGENDVMAISEGLKKIGIGGLTVSKVRGRGKKPGPEIHASKGSEIFVPQFSEKYRLEAIISDAEEDEVISIIKKHGRVGKIFVSQILRAVDIATEEEGESTI
- a CDS encoding KamA family radical SAM protein, which translates into the protein MTYQESTWDDSPSLKSYTLSNFRTLPQIQNLGEEIQFEMEVVGNVLPFKANNYVVEQLIDWNNVPNDPIFVLTFPQKGMLKPEHYQKMETALKNNLDKKEITKIANEIRLQLNPHPAGQMELNVPTLKDGTKLYGMQHKYKETCLFFPSQSQTCHAYCSFCFRWPQFVGMDEMKFAMQEGEQLVQYVSEHPEISDVLFTGGDPMIMKAKIFSKYVDTLIDAKLPNLKTIRIGTKALAYWPYKFLTDSDSQEMLDVFKKITDSGLHLAFMAHFNHLNELSTDAVKNAIKEVRKTGAQIRTQSPILAHINDDSEMWAKMWTKQVQLGCIPYYMFVVRDTGAQHYFGIPLVKAYDIFRKAYSSVSGLARTVRGPSMSATPGKVHVIGTAQLNDQKVIVLRFLQGRNPDWVQVPFFAKYDENAIWLDDLKPALTDKFFFDEEMKNFKATHPTEDYPES